One Polaribacter sp. KT25b DNA segment encodes these proteins:
- a CDS encoding NYN domain-containing protein has product MENRFNISVLIDGDNAQPKLIKEIIEEVSKYGKATIRRIYGDWTSQQMNSWKATINQHSITPIQKFSYTTGKNSTDGALIIDAMDILHGKSTEGFCIVSSDSDYTGLAKRIREEGLFVMGIGEKKTPTAFVKSCEVFTFTENLKNDEEEDEKNTIETDNTKKKAVKKAKSITSNIRLSKEDWKTIMKAFDISLNEEDKAHISTLGLNIRKIDPSFDPRSYGFKNLTKLFENIDKFEVIKNEVNGLNHPLLKMK; this is encoded by the coding sequence ATGGAAAATAGATTTAATATTTCGGTTCTTATTGACGGAGACAATGCACAACCAAAATTAATAAAAGAAATTATTGAAGAAGTTTCTAAATATGGAAAAGCAACCATAAGGCGAATTTATGGAGATTGGACATCGCAACAAATGAATAGTTGGAAAGCAACTATAAACCAACACTCTATTACTCCTATTCAGAAATTCTCTTACACAACTGGTAAAAACTCTACTGATGGTGCATTAATTATTGATGCTATGGATATTTTACACGGAAAAAGTACTGAAGGTTTTTGTATTGTTTCTAGTGATAGTGATTATACAGGTCTTGCAAAAAGAATTAGAGAAGAAGGTTTATTTGTAATGGGAATTGGAGAGAAAAAAACGCCTACAGCATTTGTAAAATCATGTGAAGTTTTTACATTTACTGAAAACCTAAAAAATGATGAAGAAGAAGATGAAAAAAACACTATTGAGACTGATAACACTAAGAAAAAAGCAGTCAAAAAAGCAAAATCAATAACCTCAAATATAAGACTATCTAAAGAAGATTGGAAAACAATAATGAAAGCTTTTGATATTTCTTTAAACGAAGAAGACAAAGCACATATTTCAACTTTAGGTTTAAATATCAGAAAAATAGACCCAAGTTTTGACCCTAGAAGTTATGGTTTTAAAAACTTAACGAAACTTTTTGAAAATATAGACAAATTTGAAGTCATTAAAAATGAAGTTAACGGATTAAATCATCCATTATTAAAAATGAAATAA
- a CDS encoding PadR family transcriptional regulator, giving the protein MKIENTKAQMRKGVLEFCILSILKNGDAYTSEILSSLKSAEMIVVEGTIYPLLTRLKNAGLLTYRWEESTSGPPRKYYVLTENGGMFLKELDKTWHNLVNSVHQVTSKKATTNE; this is encoded by the coding sequence ATGAAGATTGAAAACACAAAAGCACAAATGCGAAAAGGTGTTTTAGAGTTCTGCATATTATCCATCTTAAAAAATGGCGATGCTTATACTTCTGAAATTCTTTCGAGCTTAAAAAGTGCAGAAATGATTGTGGTTGAAGGAACCATCTATCCGTTATTAACGCGTTTAAAAAACGCAGGTTTATTAACGTATCGTTGGGAAGAATCAACCTCTGGACCACCAAGAAAATATTACGTACTAACAGAAAACGGAGGCATGTTTTTAAAAGAATTAGACAAAACATGGCATAATTTAGTAAATTCAGTTCACCAAGTAACTAGTAAAAAAGCAACTACAAATGAATAA
- a CDS encoding nuclear transport factor 2 family protein, translating into MNSFLTPFRESIILKTLFAIALFLYSLMTSAQVDKNSDLFKTLKSKDSILFASSFNNCDIEKFEPIIAENFEFYHDLGGVQNKEEFIAVIKNNLCTNLGMNQRSLVDTSLEVFEMKNNNKLYGAIQKGKHTFQQKIDGKMKTVGIADFTHLWILENNQWKLKRVLSYNHQPLTE; encoded by the coding sequence ATGAATTCATTTTTAACACCTTTTAGAGAATCAATAATTTTAAAAACACTTTTTGCAATTGCATTATTCCTTTATAGTTTGATGACTTCTGCTCAAGTTGATAAAAATTCTGATTTATTTAAAACTTTAAAATCAAAAGACAGTATTCTTTTTGCAAGCTCATTTAACAATTGTGATATTGAAAAATTTGAACCAATTATTGCAGAAAACTTTGAATTTTATCATGATTTAGGTGGTGTTCAAAATAAAGAAGAATTTATAGCTGTTATAAAAAACAATCTATGTACGAATCTAGGAATGAATCAAAGAAGTCTTGTTGATACTTCTTTAGAAGTTTTTGAGATGAAAAATAACAACAAATTATATGGCGCAATTCAGAAAGGAAAACACACTTTTCAGCAAAAAATTGATGGCAAAATGAAAACTGTTGGTATTGCAGATTTTACACATCTTTGGATATTAGAAAACAATCAATGGAAATTAAAAAGAGTGTTGAGTTACAATCATCAACCTTTAACAGAATAA
- a CDS encoding DUF2721 domain-containing protein, whose protein sequence is MEELTLTTPALLFSAISLIMLAYTNRFLAYAAVIRSLHSEYLESKDASLLRQIKNLKLRLSLTKWMQIFGISSLLFCVLSMFIIYINYHRVAEFVFGFALILLIVSLALLIKEIHISNEALKHHIADIEEHLENKN, encoded by the coding sequence ATGGAAGAACTTACTTTAACAACCCCAGCCCTTTTATTCTCTGCAATTTCATTGATAATGCTTGCATATACAAATCGTTTTTTAGCTTATGCAGCGGTAATTAGAAGTTTGCATAGTGAATATTTAGAAAGCAAAGACGCTTCTTTGTTAAGACAAATTAAAAATTTAAAATTGCGTTTAAGTTTAACAAAATGGATGCAAATTTTCGGAATTTCTAGTTTGCTTTTTTGTGTGTTATCAATGTTTATAATTTACATTAATTATCATAGAGTTGCAGAATTTGTTTTTGGATTTGCACTTATTTTATTAATCGTTTCTTTAGCTTTATTAATAAAAGAAATACATATTTCTAATGAAGCTTTAAAGCATCATATTGCTGATATTGAAGAGCATTTAGAAAACAAAAATTAA
- a CDS encoding head GIN domain-containing protein produces the protein MKSTTTKFLTLLFTITLFTSCNINMFNRVNGNKNVVTEDRTTKEAFTTIKVSSGLDLFISQGSKNKIIVEADENLQEIIITEVKNGELKIYSEKNIWRAKARKIYVTVKNLETLTATSGAEVYAKESLKVNNLRISATSGAEINISVNANTVETNATSGADIEISGISNKYITNATSGASIDAYELKSKNVIAKVTSGADINLFVSEKLDAKATSGGDIDFKGNPKKVDKKSTSGGSISAE, from the coding sequence ATGAAATCAACAACCACAAAATTTTTAACTCTTTTATTTACAATTACACTTTTTACTTCTTGTAATATAAATATGTTTAATAGAGTGAACGGTAACAAAAATGTAGTTACAGAAGACAGAACTACAAAAGAAGCTTTTACAACCATAAAAGTAAGTTCTGGTTTAGATTTATTTATTTCTCAAGGATCTAAAAACAAAATTATTGTTGAAGCTGATGAAAATTTACAAGAAATTATTATCACAGAAGTTAAAAACGGCGAGTTAAAAATCTATTCAGAAAAAAATATTTGGAGAGCAAAAGCAAGAAAAATTTATGTAACAGTAAAAAATCTAGAAACTTTAACAGCAACTAGTGGCGCAGAAGTGTATGCAAAAGAAAGCCTTAAAGTAAATAATTTAAGAATTAGCGCAACAAGTGGCGCAGAAATTAATATTTCTGTGAATGCAAATACTGTTGAAACAAATGCAACAAGTGGCGCTGATATTGAAATTTCTGGTATTTCAAATAAATATATAACAAATGCAACAAGTGGTGCATCTATTGATGCATACGAATTAAAAAGCAAAAATGTTATAGCAAAAGTTACAAGTGGCGCAGATATTAACCTTTTTGTATCAGAAAAATTAGATGCAAAAGCTACAAGTGGTGGAGATATAGATTTTAAAGGAAATCCAAAAAAGGTTGATAAAAAATCGACTTCTGGAGGAAGTATTTCTGCTGAATAA
- a CDS encoding pyruvate dehydrogenase complex dihydrolipoamide acetyltransferase, translating into MATIINMPRLSDTMEEGVVAKWLKNVGDKIEEGDILAEIETDKATMEFESFHEGTLLYIGIQEGETSPVDTLLAIIGEEGEDISAFVKGNSPSEETETKAEVKEEVVAETSNSDAVEIPKGVQVIMMPRLSDTMTDGTVATWLKKVGDKVEEGDILAEIETDKATMEFECFYEGTILFIGVQEGETVPVDSLLTIIGPEGTDVSAIVANGGNVSSSEPSEKATPSEKKEEKKVETVAEPVATTNTSTNNSGGRIFASPLAKKIASDKGINLADINGSGENGRIIKKDVENYTPTAQPTQAAASNAAPAVSFVAAGEEKSEEVKNSQMRKAIAKSLGNSKFTAPDFSLNIEVDMDNAMASRKTINAIPDTKVSFNDMVVKACAMALKKHPQVNTSWTDTNTVYHSHIHVGVAVAVDDGLLVPVIKHTDALSLTQIGAGVRDLAGKARNKKLAPTEMQGSTFTVSNLGMFGIENFTSIINQPNSAILSVGAIVQKPVVKDGQIVVGNTMNLTLTCDHRTVDGAVGAQFLQTLKTFIENPVTMLA; encoded by the coding sequence ATGGCTACAATAATAAATATGCCGAGATTAAGTGACACCATGGAAGAAGGTGTTGTGGCAAAATGGTTAAAGAATGTTGGAGATAAAATTGAAGAAGGCGATATTTTAGCTGAAATTGAAACAGATAAAGCTACAATGGAGTTTGAATCTTTTCATGAAGGAACTTTATTATATATAGGAATTCAAGAAGGTGAAACTTCTCCAGTAGATACTTTATTAGCTATTATTGGTGAAGAAGGCGAAGATATTTCTGCTTTTGTTAAAGGAAATTCTCCATCAGAAGAAACAGAAACTAAAGCTGAAGTTAAAGAAGAGGTTGTTGCTGAAACATCTAATTCGGATGCTGTTGAAATTCCTAAAGGCGTTCAAGTTATTATGATGCCTCGTCTAAGTGATACGATGACAGATGGTACTGTAGCTACTTGGTTAAAGAAAGTTGGTGATAAAGTTGAAGAAGGAGACATTTTAGCTGAAATTGAAACAGATAAAGCTACAATGGAATTTGAATGTTTCTATGAAGGAACAATCTTATTTATTGGTGTTCAAGAAGGTGAAACTGTACCAGTTGATAGTCTTTTAACTATTATTGGCCCAGAAGGAACTGATGTTTCTGCAATTGTTGCTAATGGTGGAAATGTATCATCTAGCGAACCATCAGAAAAAGCTACTCCATCAGAAAAGAAAGAAGAGAAAAAAGTAGAAACTGTTGCAGAACCTGTTGCAACGACTAATACTTCTACAAATAATTCTGGAGGACGTATTTTTGCATCTCCTTTAGCTAAGAAAATTGCTTCTGATAAAGGAATTAATTTAGCTGATATAAATGGTTCTGGTGAAAACGGAAGAATCATTAAAAAAGATGTAGAAAATTACACGCCTACTGCACAACCAACTCAAGCTGCTGCATCTAACGCTGCTCCTGCTGTAAGTTTTGTTGCTGCTGGTGAAGAAAAATCTGAAGAGGTTAAAAACTCTCAAATGCGTAAAGCAATTGCAAAATCTTTAGGTAACTCTAAATTTACTGCTCCAGACTTCAGTTTAAATATTGAAGTTGATATGGACAATGCGATGGCTTCTAGAAAAACTATAAATGCAATTCCTGATACTAAAGTATCGTTTAATGATATGGTTGTTAAAGCATGTGCAATGGCTTTGAAAAAACATCCACAAGTAAATACTTCATGGACAGATACAAATACAGTTTATCATAGTCATATTCATGTTGGGGTTGCTGTTGCTGTAGATGATGGTTTATTAGTACCTGTTATAAAACATACAGACGCATTGAGTTTAACTCAAATTGGTGCTGGTGTTAGAGATTTAGCTGGTAAAGCAAGAAACAAAAAATTAGCTCCTACCGAAATGCAAGGTAGTACTTTTACAGTTTCTAATTTAGGTATGTTTGGTATAGAAAACTTTACTTCTATTATAAACCAACCTAACTCTGCTATTTTATCTGTGGGTGCAATTGTACAGAAACCTGTTGTTAAAGACGGACAAATAGTTGTTGGTAACACAATGAACTTAACATTAACTTGCGATCACAGAACTGTTGATGGCGCTGTTGGAGCTCAATTTTTACAAACATTAAAAACGTTTATAGAAAACCCAGTTACAATGCTAGCGTAG
- a CDS encoding GNAT family N-acetyltransferase produces MKNLEDKLKNPVWYSLNETHKKYLIEFDGVQFYRPNVNIFGAFFDEEKTAKALNEYSKIANKFFLVSENQVPIIDANHVILEKKINGCQMVFDHLIDIEITENIVLLSKEYIDEIYELIWLVMPGFYQKGGFEMGKYYGIFKDNKLVSITGQRMQTDDFIEVSGVVTHPEYTKKGYAKQLVTYTTKEILKERKLPILHTNKGNPAIALYKKLGYKLTRDMNWWLFSRK; encoded by the coding sequence ATGAAAAATTTAGAAGACAAACTTAAAAACCCTGTTTGGTATTCATTAAATGAAACCCACAAAAAGTATTTAATTGAGTTTGATGGCGTTCAATTTTATAGACCAAATGTAAACATATTTGGTGCTTTTTTTGATGAAGAAAAAACAGCTAAAGCTCTAAATGAGTATTCTAAAATTGCCAATAAATTCTTTTTAGTTTCAGAAAATCAAGTACCCATAATAGATGCAAATCATGTAATTTTAGAGAAGAAAATTAATGGTTGCCAAATGGTTTTTGACCATTTAATAGATATAGAAATTACAGAAAATATTGTTTTATTATCCAAAGAATATATTGATGAAATTTATGAATTAATCTGGCTGGTAATGCCTGGGTTTTATCAAAAGGGAGGGTTCGAAATGGGTAAATATTATGGAATATTTAAAGATAACAAATTAGTTTCAATAACTGGACAAAGAATGCAAACTGATGATTTTATTGAAGTTAGCGGTGTTGTAACTCATCCAGAGTACACAAAAAAAGGATATGCTAAACAATTAGTAACTTACACTACTAAAGAAATTTTAAAGGAGAGAAAACTCCCTATTTTACATACCAACAAAGGAAACCCTGCAATTGCACTTTATAAAAAACTAGGTTATAAATTAACTAGAGATATGAATTGGTGGTTATTTAGTAGAAAATAA
- a CDS encoding DUF4870 domain-containing protein, producing the protein MKKNNENTNAFLIHISAFAGFIFPFGNIITPLIAWQTLKDRSTFLDEQGKEAVNFNISYTLYVFLLTLTFIPFAFGSIFRNNHHLWNNNHFNFNLNFDNLFGFISFGTITTFIYIIGIALVIIASKKAREGENYKYPFTIKFIK; encoded by the coding sequence ATGAAAAAAAATAACGAAAACACAAATGCTTTTTTAATACATATTTCTGCTTTTGCTGGTTTTATATTTCCTTTTGGCAATATAATAACCCCATTAATTGCATGGCAAACATTAAAAGATAGAAGTACTTTTTTAGATGAACAAGGTAAAGAAGCAGTTAATTTTAACATCAGTTATACACTTTATGTTTTTCTTTTAACACTAACATTTATTCCGTTTGCTTTTGGCTCTATTTTTAGAAATAACCATCATTTATGGAATAATAATCACTTTAATTTTAATTTAAATTTTGATAATCTTTTTGGATTTATAAGTTTTGGCACTATTACTACCTTTATTTATATTATAGGTATTGCTTTAGTTATTATAGCATCAAAAAAAGCTAGAGAAGGCGAAAATTATAAATATCCTTTTACAATAAAATTTATAAAATAA
- a CDS encoding DUF3124 domain-containing protein: MKIKFLYIILSTLLFSCNNEKEISSVNPENWTKRTADISTKDSLENGKSYLSIYSQIYSMSEHKTHNLTAMASLRNTSDVDSIYITKAVYYDTHGKVVRTYFDYPIYLAPMETTEIIIDEVDVSGGTGSNFIFEWKIPKNCPEPLFEGIMSSTIGQQGLSFTTHAKRIK; this comes from the coding sequence ATGAAAATTAAATTTTTATATATAATTCTAAGTACTCTTCTTTTTAGTTGTAATAATGAAAAAGAAATAAGTTCTGTAAATCCTGAAAATTGGACTAAAAGAACAGCTGATATTAGTACTAAAGATTCCCTTGAAAACGGAAAATCTTACCTTTCTATTTATTCTCAAATCTACAGCATGTCAGAGCACAAAACACATAATTTAACTGCAATGGCAAGTTTAAGAAACACGAGTGATGTAGATTCTATTTATATTACAAAAGCAGTTTATTATGATACTCATGGAAAAGTTGTAAGAACCTATTTTGATTATCCAATATATTTAGCACCAATGGAAACTACAGAAATAATTATTGATGAAGTTGACGTTTCTGGCGGAACGGGTTCTAACTTTATCTTTGAATGGAAAATTCCTAAAAATTGCCCAGAACCTTTATTTGAGGGAATTATGAGTTCTACAATTGGGCAACAAGGGTTATCATTTACAACACACGCAAAACGAATTAAATAA
- a CDS encoding DUF6263 family protein: MKKLLVLFLVVSSTISFAQESVLLRLNYNKGDVYNAQMTMSQEMGTMMSMGMNIDMNMKIIDVTDDTNTSEMSFTKMTMDMLQAGNVMSFDSTKSDDELDEAGKMVKAQMSPMLAAVLTAKGNNLGEVIEMKAEPNVPGMDDFANQSNVIYPKEAVKVGSTWTYQKNQKGMILDFVYTVKSILKDKVELDITGKSSGMATGDITGTMNIDKESGVPLSSVIDMKLSMQGQDLISKVTMTMTKL, encoded by the coding sequence ATGAAAAAATTGTTAGTTTTATTTCTAGTTGTATCTTCTACAATTAGCTTTGCTCAAGAATCAGTATTATTAAGGTTAAATTATAATAAAGGAGATGTGTATAATGCGCAAATGACAATGTCTCAAGAAATGGGAACAATGATGTCTATGGGGATGAATATAGATATGAATATGAAGATTATTGATGTTACTGATGATACAAATACTAGCGAAATGTCGTTTACAAAAATGACAATGGATATGTTACAAGCTGGAAATGTAATGAGTTTTGATTCTACTAAAAGTGACGACGAATTGGATGAAGCAGGTAAAATGGTAAAAGCTCAAATGTCTCCAATGTTAGCTGCAGTTCTTACAGCTAAAGGAAATAATTTAGGAGAAGTTATAGAAATGAAAGCAGAACCTAATGTTCCAGGAATGGATGATTTTGCTAATCAATCTAATGTTATATATCCTAAAGAAGCAGTAAAAGTTGGTTCTACTTGGACGTATCAAAAAAATCAAAAAGGAATGATTTTAGATTTTGTTTATACTGTAAAATCTATTTTAAAAGATAAAGTTGAACTAGATATTACAGGTAAATCATCAGGAATGGCAACAGGTGATATTACAGGAACAATGAACATTGATAAAGAGTCTGGAGTTCCTTTAAGCTCTGTTATAGACATGAAACTTTCTATGCAAGGTCAAGACTTGATCTCAAAAGTTACAATGACAATGACTAAATTATAA
- a CDS encoding PspC domain-containing protein: MNKTININLGGFFFHIDEVAYQKLRRYLESISKSLSDDPQGKNEIIADIEARISELLSEKITDARQVVNESDIDDIIKIMGQPEDYAEAEESYNESTYSYTRNNASGKKLFRDGDDKFLGGVASGIAHYFDIDTIWVRLGLLALFFGAGFGVLIYIILWILLPEAKTTAEKLQMEGEPVNIDNIEKKIREEFNNVSENVTVFANKASEKIKDGANEFSDKMSKTFSGKTKKNNGLQDLFETLGKIILAIFKVIGKFIGVIIIFVSAAVILSLIIGGFSVGSLEWLNVDGQLLQYPPFFYDATLPKWLLVLSAFFLIGIPFLILFILGLRILSSNVRKLSKPASLTLLGIWIVALLAMIFTGLEYGTSYANYGQSTEKNTLNIVKNDTLRIKMINDDTIYYRHNLRRNSSQEEVEIDGTMMTYSNYIKVDVKRSSSNESYVIIQKESRGKNKSNASKNAQNIKYKYEVVDNTIVLDAYFLSEYKNMWKDEEINITIYVTENAYVYFDNSTKHFLNDVDNETDIYDKEMVNHHFLITESTLKCTDCIEEIEDKKEVLEEQANEKVDEKLVKKHELTV, encoded by the coding sequence ATGAATAAGACAATCAATATAAATTTAGGCGGATTTTTCTTTCACATTGATGAAGTAGCCTATCAAAAATTAAGAAGATATTTAGAATCGATTTCTAAATCTCTAAGCGATGATCCTCAAGGTAAAAACGAAATTATTGCTGATATTGAAGCAAGAATTAGTGAACTTTTATCAGAAAAAATTACAGATGCCAGACAAGTTGTAAACGAAAGTGATATTGATGACATTATTAAAATAATGGGACAGCCAGAAGATTATGCAGAAGCAGAAGAAAGCTACAATGAATCTACTTATTCTTACACAAGAAATAATGCTTCTGGAAAAAAATTGTTTAGAGATGGTGACGATAAATTTTTAGGTGGTGTTGCATCTGGAATAGCTCATTATTTTGATATTGATACTATTTGGGTGCGTCTTGGATTATTAGCTTTGTTTTTTGGTGCCGGTTTTGGTGTTTTAATTTACATTATTCTTTGGATCTTATTGCCAGAAGCTAAAACTACAGCAGAAAAATTACAAATGGAAGGTGAACCTGTAAACATAGATAATATTGAAAAAAAGATTCGTGAAGAATTTAATAATGTATCAGAAAACGTAACAGTTTTTGCTAACAAAGCTTCAGAAAAGATAAAAGATGGTGCAAATGAGTTTTCTGATAAAATGAGTAAAACTTTTTCTGGAAAGACAAAAAAAAATAACGGATTACAAGATTTATTTGAAACTCTAGGAAAAATTATACTTGCCATTTTTAAAGTAATTGGTAAGTTTATTGGGGTAATTATAATATTTGTTTCTGCTGCTGTTATTTTATCTCTAATTATTGGAGGGTTTTCTGTAGGTAGTTTAGAATGGCTAAATGTTGATGGTCAATTATTACAATATCCACCTTTTTTCTATGATGCTACATTACCTAAATGGTTACTAGTTTTAAGTGCATTTTTTTTGATTGGCATTCCGTTTTTAATTTTATTTATTTTAGGCTTACGAATTCTATCTAGTAATGTAAGAAAATTAAGCAAACCTGCTTCTTTAACTCTTTTAGGCATTTGGATTGTGGCTCTATTAGCAATGATTTTTACAGGTTTAGAATACGGAACTTCCTATGCTAATTATGGGCAATCAACAGAGAAAAACACGTTAAATATTGTTAAAAATGATACTTTAAGAATAAAGATGATTAATGATGATACAATTTATTATCGCCATAATTTAAGAAGAAATTCATCACAAGAAGAAGTAGAAATTGATGGTACAATGATGACATATTCTAACTACATAAAGGTTGATGTAAAAAGAAGCTCTTCTAATGAAAGTTATGTAATTATCCAAAAAGAATCTAGAGGAAAAAATAAAAGTAATGCCAGCAAAAATGCGCAGAACATAAAATACAAATATGAAGTTGTAGACAATACAATTGTGTTAGATGCTTATTTTTTATCAGAATATAAAAATATGTGGAAAGATGAAGAAATTAACATTACCATTTATGTAACAGAAAATGCATACGTTTATTTTGATAATTCAACAAAACACTTTTTAAATGATGTTGATAATGAAACAGATATTTATGATAAAGAAATGGTAAATCATCACTTTTTAATTACAGAAAGCACTCTAAAGTGTACAGATTGTATCGAGGAAATTGAAGATAAAAAAGAAGTGTTAGAAGAACAAGCAAATGAAAAAGTTGATGAAAAACTTGTAAAAAAACACGAACTAACTGTTTAA
- the pdhA gene encoding pyruvate dehydrogenase (acetyl-transferring) E1 component subunit alpha, whose amino-acid sequence MKKITKQTYLDWYKDMLFWRKFEDKLASVYIQQKVRGFLHLYNGQEAILAGALHAMDLSKDKMITAYRNHVQPIGMGEDPKRVMAELYGKATGTSKGMGGSMHIFSKEFRFYGGHGIVGGQIPLGAGLAFADKYKGNDAVTLTCFGDGAARQGSLHEAFNMAMLWKLPVIFIVENNGYAMGTSVNRTANHEDIWKLGLGYEMPCGPVDAMNPIKVAEAVDEAIQRARRGDGPTFLEMKTYRYRGHSMSDAQHYRTKNEVEEYKKIDPITQVLDVIKENNYATDEEVDAINKEVKRMVKECEKFAEDSPYPEPKQMYDMVYEQEDYPFIS is encoded by the coding sequence ATGAAAAAAATCACCAAACAAACCTATCTAGATTGGTACAAAGACATGCTTTTCTGGCGTAAGTTCGAAGACAAATTAGCATCAGTTTACATTCAACAAAAAGTAAGAGGATTCTTACACTTGTACAATGGTCAAGAAGCTATTCTTGCAGGAGCATTGCATGCAATGGATTTATCGAAAGATAAAATGATAACGGCATACAGAAATCACGTTCAACCAATTGGTATGGGAGAAGATCCTAAACGTGTTATGGCAGAATTATATGGTAAAGCAACTGGTACTTCTAAAGGTATGGGAGGTTCTATGCATATTTTCTCGAAAGAATTTCGTTTTTATGGTGGTCACGGAATTGTTGGTGGTCAAATTCCTTTAGGCGCTGGTTTAGCTTTCGCTGATAAATATAAAGGAAATGATGCAGTAACTTTAACATGTTTTGGAGATGGAGCTGCAAGGCAAGGTTCTTTACATGAAGCTTTTAACATGGCAATGTTATGGAAATTACCTGTAATTTTTATTGTAGAAAATAATGGTTATGCAATGGGTACTTCTGTAAACAGAACTGCTAACCATGAAGATATTTGGAAACTTGGTTTAGGTTATGAAATGCCTTGTGGACCTGTAGATGCTATGAATCCTATAAAGGTTGCTGAAGCTGTAGACGAAGCAATTCAAAGAGCTAGACGTGGAGATGGACCAACTTTCTTAGAGATGAAAACATATCGATACAGAGGTCACTCAATGTCTGATGCGCAACACTATAGAACTAAAAACGAAGTTGAAGAATACAAAAAAATAGACCCAATAACTCAAGTATTAGATGTAATTAAAGAAAATAATTACGCTACTGACGAGGAAGTTGATGCTATAAATAAAGAGGTGAAAAGAATGGTGAAAGAATGTGAAAAATTCGCAGAAGACTCTCCATATCCAGAGCCTAAACAGATGTATGATATGGTTTATGAACAAGAAGATTATCCTTTTATAAGTTAA
- a CDS encoding M15 family metallopeptidase — MKNLLFLLTVIISFTLYAQKLPEGFVYLSDVDATIKSELRYFSNNNFIGKKIDGYYANCVIVTKETADALQKIQSTLAKKGLSLKIFDAYRPQQAVNHFVKWAKVLNDTLMKQQFYPKVHKSALFNSGYIASRSGHTRGSTVDLTIVDAKTGKELDMGSPFDFFGVESHPFYKNISENQKENRFYLRKIMLANNFKPYDNEWWHFTLRNEPFPKTYFNFPIKD; from the coding sequence ATGAAAAATTTACTTTTCCTTTTAACTGTTATAATTAGTTTTACTCTTTATGCCCAAAAATTACCAGAAGGTTTTGTATATCTTTCTGATGTAGATGCTACTATTAAATCTGAGTTAAGATATTTTAGTAATAATAATTTTATTGGTAAAAAAATAGATGGTTATTATGCTAATTGTGTAATTGTAACCAAAGAAACTGCTGATGCATTGCAGAAAATACAATCGACTTTAGCTAAAAAAGGATTAAGTCTCAAAATTTTTGACGCGTATAGACCACAACAAGCTGTAAATCATTTTGTAAAATGGGCAAAAGTTTTAAACGACACTTTAATGAAACAACAGTTTTATCCAAAAGTTCATAAATCAGCATTATTTAATAGCGGTTATATTGCATCAAGATCTGGTCATACAAGAGGTAGCACTGTCGATTTAACAATTGTTGATGCAAAAACTGGCAAAGAATTAGATATGGGAAGTCCGTTTGATTTCTTCGGCGTTGAATCTCATCCGTTTTATAAAAACATATCAGAAAATCAAAAAGAAAACAGGTTTTATTTGCGTAAAATTATGTTAGCCAATAACTTTAAACCTTATGATAATGAATGGTGGCATTTTACATTAAGAAACGAGCCTTTTCCAAAAACCTATTTTAATTTTCCTATTAAAGACTAA